A single region of the Saprospiraceae bacterium genome encodes:
- a CDS encoding MATE family efflux transporter, with amino-acid sequence MNREMLKLAGPNILSNVSVPLISSVDTLLMGHLTALHIGAIGVGSMIFNFIYWNFGFLRMGTTGLTAQAYGRQDQATIMHTLGRGMLVVMILAFLLLLLQYPLAEASIYLLNISSEQRPLVEEYFYIRIWAAPATLASYAIMGWFFGMQNVIFPLILTLVVNITNMVVSWILVRQYGMETAGVAYGTLVAQYLGLLVAGLLFWGRYRTFLLHFHHQAMLQWKALRAFLSLNADIFVRTFCLTFAFGFFYSQSASEGALILAANVILLQFLNWMSYGVDGFAFAAESLVGKYAGANDRNKTAQAIRLSFGWGMGLAILYALVYGFAGDALLQLFTNKVAVLDAAKPFLIWMVIFPLLSTPCYIWDGVFIGLTAAKAMRNSMLLSLAVYLALYLLTQGRYGNHGLWLALLLFMVARGGFQGYLFWREGVALR; translated from the coding sequence ATGAACCGAGAGATGCTTAAGCTGGCTGGCCCCAACATTTTGAGTAATGTTTCCGTGCCTTTGATCAGTTCGGTCGACACTTTATTGATGGGCCATTTGACGGCTCTACATATTGGTGCTATTGGGGTGGGATCCATGATTTTCAATTTTATTTATTGGAATTTTGGTTTTCTGCGCATGGGCACCACTGGCCTGACTGCTCAAGCGTATGGTCGACAAGATCAGGCGACTATTATGCACACCCTTGGTCGCGGAATGCTCGTCGTGATGATTTTGGCGTTTCTCCTGCTGCTTTTGCAATACCCGCTTGCTGAGGCATCCATTTACTTACTCAATATATCAAGTGAACAACGTCCTTTGGTAGAAGAATATTTTTACATCCGCATTTGGGCAGCGCCAGCCACCCTGGCCTCTTATGCCATCATGGGTTGGTTTTTTGGCATGCAAAATGTGATTTTCCCACTAATACTTACCCTAGTGGTGAATATAACTAATATGGTGGTCAGTTGGATATTGGTTCGGCAATACGGTATGGAGACCGCTGGCGTAGCCTATGGAACCCTGGTGGCACAATACCTGGGTTTGCTCGTTGCTGGCCTGCTTTTTTGGGGTCGCTATCGTACATTTTTGCTGCACTTCCATCACCAGGCCATGCTTCAGTGGAAAGCCTTGCGCGCTTTTTTGTCTTTAAATGCTGATATCTTTGTCCGCACCTTTTGTCTGACCTTTGCCTTTGGCTTTTTTTACAGTCAATCTGCCAGTGAAGGAGCACTTATCCTGGCCGCTAATGTTATTTTGTTACAATTTCTCAATTGGATGTCTTATGGCGTCGACGGGTTTGCCTTTGCAGCGGAAAGTTTGGTGGGTAAGTATGCTGGCGCCAATGACCGCAATAAGACAGCCCAGGCCATTCGGCTTTCCTTTGGTTGGGGAATGGGGTTGGCCATCTTATATGCGCTGGTTTATGGGTTCGCGGGAGATGCTTTGCTACAGTTATTCACCAACAAGGTAGCGGTCTTGGATGCAGCCAAGCCCTTTTTGATCTGGATGGTTATTTTCCCTTTACTAAGCACCCCTTGCTACATTTGGGATGGGGTTTTCATTGGCCTGACGGCAGCTAAAGCCATGCGCAACAGCATGTTATTATCCTTGGCTGTTTACCTAGCCCTTTATCTTTTGACACAAGGGCGTTATGGCAATCATGGTCTATGGTTGGCATTGCTCCTGTTTATGGTCGCCAGAGGCGGATTTCAGGGGTATTTGTTTTGGCGGGAGGGGGTGGCGTTGAGGTAA
- a CDS encoding ankyrin repeat domain-containing protein, whose protein sequence is MRRTLQIVAFALMMPVGSMFAQEISSATTTDNTTTELETKKKIKKKKPSEETLKQEFFQAVETGDLDQVATSLDAMKYYQYNATGETALTLAIQQENEEMVRQLTEGAVINLKNKAGETPLTLALKKKNHAIIQMVLKRAKAGLKNDAGEAPLMLAMDLNDLELLQTLIEKGADVNRKTNGITPIAKATQMNQVKMVALLVRNGADPSQPNDDGDIPLYIAVRNGYNIISGILLHKSEQASKDANWKTDMGETLLNIAIEEGHEQVARLLLDFGADVEGMDYLENTALNLASEKGSLALVTMLLEKGANYDHVNIMGTSPIMAAAQNGHTELADKLASLGANPAQRNFEGLAAQDYGHFRHSSANDELMNAVYELTEEK, encoded by the coding sequence ATGAGAAGGACTCTTCAAATAGTGGCTTTTGCCCTAATGATGCCGGTGGGAAGTATGTTTGCACAAGAAATATCTTCTGCTACTACCACAGACAATACAACAACTGAATTAGAGACAAAGAAAAAGATTAAAAAGAAAAAGCCCAGTGAAGAAACCCTGAAACAGGAATTTTTCCAAGCCGTAGAAACCGGAGACCTCGATCAGGTGGCCACCTCCCTGGACGCCATGAAATACTACCAATACAATGCCACAGGTGAAACAGCATTAACCCTGGCCATCCAGCAGGAAAATGAGGAAATGGTCCGACAATTGACCGAAGGAGCCGTGATCAACCTCAAGAACAAAGCAGGAGAAACCCCACTAACCTTGGCCCTTAAGAAAAAAAACCATGCCATCATACAAATGGTCCTAAAAAGAGCCAAAGCAGGGCTGAAAAACGATGCAGGAGAGGCTCCGCTCATGTTGGCGATGGATTTAAACGACCTAGAACTACTCCAAACACTCATCGAAAAAGGGGCGGATGTCAATCGCAAAACGAATGGCATCACCCCTATTGCCAAAGCTACCCAGATGAATCAGGTGAAAATGGTAGCCCTATTGGTCCGAAACGGCGCCGATCCCAGCCAGCCTAATGATGACGGAGATATTCCACTGTACATTGCTGTTCGCAATGGTTACAATATTATCAGCGGAATATTATTGCACAAAAGCGAACAGGCCAGCAAAGATGCCAATTGGAAGACAGACATGGGGGAGACCTTGTTGAATATTGCCATCGAAGAAGGGCATGAGCAAGTTGCCCGCTTGTTGTTGGACTTTGGAGCTGATGTCGAAGGTATGGATTATTTAGAAAACACGGCCTTGAACCTAGCATCAGAGAAGGGGAGTCTGGCGCTAGTGACCATGCTGTTGGAAAAAGGAGCTAACTACGATCATGTGAATATTATGGGTACTTCACCGATCATGGCAGCTGCTCAAAATGGGCATACCGAGTTGGCGGATAAGCTCGCATCACTTGGGGCCAATCCCGCTCAGCGGAACTTTGAGGGCCTGGCCGCCCAGGATTATGGCCATTTCCGCCATTCATCGGCAAATGATGAGTTGATGAATGCTGTTTATGAACTGACCGAAGAGAAATAA
- a CDS encoding PASTA domain-containing protein, with protein sequence MSANSDMKIKVGIFFGGPSREREISFAGGRTVYDNLNKSIFEPVPIFVDSYCNFILLDWAFIYKGSIRDFFPPVESLPDSPNAFQVYQESLGPLSEEETDQLLAKVGQKVEPEDLPQLINVAFLALHGEYGEDGQIQQQLNDLQIPFTGSGVAASKLGMDKARQKEVMGEMGFPCPTVITITKQQWLNRENNNFFDTAKTQVGYPMVIRPANQGSSIGVSIIHEAAGTLGFHKAVDQAFFRLRLPTFKWQSFSDKEKVAYIRQLTDIRHGIGFPLILTYQNDRQTFYHPEKLLNFLNTLPEESEGVLGLEGLHSEEKVIIEEFIDGKEFSCIVIRKEDGSAVALPPTEIIKGQELFDYRSKYMPGLSRKLTPIDLPNDKINAIRTECQALFQQLNFQTYARIDGFITAEKIFLNDPNTTSGMLPSSFFFHQAAEIGLNPSQFLTYIIRVSIQERLTEMPGKASYKALLGVVDAAIRSLHNQEKERKKIGVILGGYSAERHISVESGRNVFEKLASSEKYEAIPIFLSGNAERYEFYQLPINLLLKDNADDIRDKIKTWKEHPVIEAIKAECQAITAKYASASVIFQPQQLSLDQLAKKVDGVFIALHGRPGEDGQLQLQLDAKGVPYNGSGVQSSSLTIDKYKTLQTLKAHGFKVANQLLLSKEVYESDPYSFYLDVEAEFGYPLVAKPVDDGCSAAVKVIQDRKALEAFTRLMFRPEGKDDPASRAVLHLQAQEEFPAKKEILFESLISQEEGVHFLEITGGLLTHYKADGELVYEVFEPSETLSSGAVLSLEEKFLAGEGQNITPARFANRAAGYEAVARQVKADLEKAARILKVQGYARIDAFVRVLKDGRTETQIIEVNSLPGMTPATCIFHQAAAAGYKPYEFIDGILTFGFEKKKSALAKVPQEAMTTSVADAFVEDLEPADVESEWITQAPKAAGSNGSATIPPAKEVSVSEEGLFDKIKDRFLLPVWGFLKSPIFLKNIVAIAGFLLLVYILMTSWLRLYTDHNESIQVDDYVGMSVNEAVRKAKSRSFKVVIDSLYVPGSRANMIYSQQPVAFSRVKENRTIFMVITTEKGIGLDFKATTDDFQGAKSYLESRSIIVNKPKTVFDGKRAEGTIIEATHNGKTYTINDLRTKGIKIYQGESIDFVISTRESDYVGLPDLVCRTYSEAEFLIQSRFLKMGVIHGDNNGAAFVYKQEPAYESDKSVRKGTTVSLFLTSSRPADCE encoded by the coding sequence ATGAGCGCCAATAGTGATATGAAAATAAAAGTAGGTATCTTTTTTGGTGGCCCCTCCAGAGAGCGAGAAATCTCTTTTGCGGGAGGGCGGACCGTCTATGACAACCTAAATAAGTCCATTTTTGAACCGGTTCCTATCTTTGTGGATAGTTACTGCAACTTCATTTTATTGGATTGGGCCTTTATTTATAAGGGCTCCATACGAGACTTTTTTCCACCTGTTGAAAGTCTCCCCGATTCCCCCAATGCCTTCCAGGTTTATCAAGAAAGCCTAGGCCCCCTTTCTGAGGAAGAAACGGATCAGCTCCTGGCAAAAGTTGGACAAAAGGTGGAACCGGAGGATTTACCCCAATTGATCAATGTGGCCTTTTTGGCGCTGCACGGAGAATATGGCGAAGATGGCCAGATTCAGCAGCAACTCAACGACCTACAGATACCTTTTACAGGCAGTGGGGTGGCTGCCAGTAAATTGGGGATGGACAAAGCTCGCCAGAAAGAAGTGATGGGTGAAATGGGCTTTCCCTGTCCTACCGTTATCACGATTACCAAGCAACAATGGCTGAATCGGGAAAACAATAATTTCTTTGACACAGCAAAAACGCAAGTAGGTTATCCTATGGTGATTCGCCCTGCCAACCAGGGCTCGTCCATAGGCGTCTCCATTATCCACGAAGCAGCAGGCACGCTTGGCTTCCACAAGGCGGTGGATCAAGCTTTTTTTAGACTGCGCTTGCCTACTTTTAAATGGCAAAGCTTTAGCGATAAGGAAAAGGTCGCCTATATTCGCCAGCTGACAGATATCCGCCACGGCATAGGCTTTCCGCTGATTTTGACCTACCAAAACGATCGACAAACCTTTTACCATCCGGAAAAATTATTGAACTTTCTCAATACGCTCCCCGAGGAAAGCGAAGGTGTCTTAGGTTTAGAGGGCCTTCACTCTGAAGAAAAAGTAATCATTGAGGAATTTATAGATGGAAAGGAATTTTCGTGCATCGTGATCCGTAAGGAGGATGGCTCGGCAGTTGCCCTTCCACCCACGGAAATTATTAAAGGACAAGAATTATTCGATTACAGGTCGAAATATATGCCGGGGCTTTCGCGCAAGCTAACCCCCATTGACCTGCCCAACGATAAGATCAATGCCATTCGAACAGAATGCCAGGCGCTTTTCCAACAACTGAATTTTCAAACCTACGCTCGAATTGATGGGTTCATTACCGCGGAAAAAATTTTCCTCAATGACCCCAATACGACTTCGGGCATGTTGCCTTCTTCTTTCTTTTTCCACCAGGCTGCCGAAATAGGCTTGAATCCCTCCCAGTTTTTAACCTACATTATTCGCGTGTCTATTCAGGAACGCTTGACAGAGATGCCAGGTAAGGCTTCCTACAAAGCCCTGCTTGGCGTAGTGGATGCTGCGATTCGTTCCCTGCATAACCAAGAGAAAGAACGCAAAAAGATAGGCGTCATTTTAGGAGGATATTCCGCAGAGCGACATATTTCGGTGGAGAGTGGGCGAAATGTTTTTGAAAAATTGGCGAGTTCAGAAAAATATGAGGCCATTCCCATTTTCCTTTCCGGGAATGCGGAGCGATATGAATTTTATCAGTTGCCAATCAATCTTTTACTCAAAGATAATGCGGATGATATCAGGGATAAAATAAAAACCTGGAAGGAGCACCCCGTGATTGAGGCGATCAAAGCAGAATGCCAAGCCATTACGGCTAAATATGCCTCAGCTAGTGTCATCTTTCAGCCCCAGCAACTCAGCTTGGATCAGTTGGCAAAGAAGGTGGATGGCGTTTTTATTGCGCTGCATGGAAGGCCAGGCGAAGATGGCCAGTTGCAATTGCAATTGGATGCTAAAGGTGTTCCCTATAATGGTTCGGGCGTGCAATCTTCCAGTCTGACCATTGATAAATATAAAACACTGCAAACCCTCAAAGCACATGGCTTTAAAGTAGCGAACCAACTCCTGCTTTCGAAGGAGGTGTATGAGTCGGATCCCTATTCCTTCTACCTGGATGTAGAGGCAGAATTCGGCTATCCCCTGGTTGCAAAACCAGTAGATGATGGTTGTAGTGCAGCCGTAAAGGTGATTCAGGATCGCAAGGCATTAGAAGCGTTTACGCGTTTGATGTTCCGACCTGAGGGAAAAGATGACCCTGCCTCAAGAGCTGTATTGCACTTGCAAGCCCAGGAAGAATTTCCGGCCAAAAAAGAAATTTTGTTTGAAAGCCTGATCAGTCAAGAGGAAGGCGTACACTTTTTGGAGATTACCGGAGGTTTACTGACCCATTATAAGGCGGATGGCGAATTGGTTTATGAGGTGTTTGAACCTTCCGAAACCTTGTCGAGTGGTGCCGTTTTATCCCTGGAAGAAAAGTTTTTGGCTGGAGAAGGCCAAAACATTACCCCGGCGCGTTTTGCTAATCGTGCCGCAGGATACGAGGCAGTGGCCCGACAAGTAAAGGCGGATTTGGAAAAAGCCGCGCGCATCCTGAAAGTGCAAGGGTATGCCCGGATTGATGCCTTTGTTAGGGTATTAAAGGATGGACGGACAGAAACGCAAATTATAGAGGTCAATTCTTTGCCGGGGATGACCCCTGCTACCTGTATCTTCCACCAGGCCGCTGCGGCAGGTTATAAACCCTATGAATTTATTGATGGCATCCTGACTTTTGGGTTTGAGAAAAAGAAATCAGCCCTGGCTAAAGTGCCACAGGAAGCAATGACGACAAGTGTAGCGGACGCTTTTGTTGAGGACCTGGAGCCTGCTGATGTAGAATCGGAATGGATAACACAAGCCCCTAAAGCAGCTGGAAGCAATGGTTCGGCAACAATCCCTCCAGCAAAAGAGGTTTCCGTTTCAGAAGAAGGGCTTTTTGATAAAATTAAAGACCGTTTCCTATTGCCTGTTTGGGGCTTTTTAAAATCTCCTATCTTTTTGAAAAACATTGTTGCCATTGCTGGCTTTTTGCTGTTGGTATATATTTTAATGACGAGCTGGTTGCGTTTATATACAGACCACAACGAATCTATTCAAGTAGATGACTATGTCGGAATGTCCGTGAACGAAGCCGTTAGAAAGGCTAAAAGCCGAAGCTTTAAGGTCGTTATAGATTCGCTGTATGTTCCAGGCAGTAGAGCCAATATGATTTATAGCCAGCAACCTGTCGCCTTTTCCAGGGTGAAGGAAAACCGAACGATTTTTATGGTCATAACCACTGAAAAAGGCATTGGACTAGACTTCAAAGCGACTACGGATGATTTTCAGGGTGCCAAATCATACCTGGAATCTCGATCCATTATCGTCAATAAACCCAAGACCGTTTTCGATGGTAAACGTGCAGAAGGGACCATTATCGAAGCGACCCATAACGGAAAGACCTATACCATTAATGACCTTCGTACCAAGGGAATCAAAATTTATCAAGGCGAATCTATTGATTTTGTTATTTCAACCAGAGAGTCAGATTATGTTGGTCTTCCTGATCTGGTATGCAGGACTTACTCGGAGGCAGAATTTCTCATCCAATCGAGATTCCTCAAAATGGGCGTGATACATGGGGATAACAATGGCGCTGCTTTTGTCTATAAACAAGAACCAGCTTACGAAAGTGATAAATCAGTGCGTAAAGGAACGACCGTAAGTTTATTCTTGACTTCCAGTCGGCCAGCTGACTGTGAATAA
- a CDS encoding T9SS type A sorting domain-containing protein yields the protein MRTVYFSFVFILLLIKLEAQELIPLQQNPVLRQQQEKNAKKTPVFRGLPKMDCPLEEAGVYYVNGGAVGLIDIPIDTSLAGEAGGFFRCDNCGDATFGSAVIAGKQVAYTATMGLTGKDFIMVSFCSNADPNTCYDQVILQIVARRNGQHFFPSPILLSAEEEAVATANPSLPGQLSCSLLVDCDDNYEGREQDIIPIDDTRIFYRASRFAGVDSVCLVLCDNYAVCDTYHFAFRIVGDTMSLPFMDDFSYEGPYPARSHWIDREAFVNNTMSQGPPSVGVATLDGLDQEGLPYGGGTGAADRLTSNYLDLKGNTSDLVLSYWVQARGLADKPEIGDSLLLQFKTKQGKWENIERIPGLLNSEPLTSTIPFAFYAVPIPEEYKYEGFQFRFSNIADRKGMNDVWHIDYVRLDGVQVDTFINDIAFTQLPSPILENYTSMPWRHFQGTPENELARNITVNLYNHANQGLLADPSFMTLRELTTTINPFFGALVLLNGQERNVLEKQASNRVYSLENDPVFPSVWSDYALIMEGPSFNNVNGPIRFKMSYTLSNSSQLNASGFESVQRNDAVSYTNVFDNYFSYDDGTAELALVSSPGTDVALKFTAGVADSLQAVAIHHPFTSSTNIEEQFFRLKIWIGELDNSPDYQALLNPFFATNNFDTLQGFTTYLLTNADGEPQALYLPAGDFYVGWEQASACDFNECVTIGYDRNRSQARNFTYRNAGVAWEPINLFIPGALMIRPIVGTEKPISTPVKEVEVQPLQVKIYPNPAQNELFVKIPEANFGDFEYNLFNHIGQSIKNGSLEPTIDLNGLINGTYLIQVRNPKTNQIYRERLIILK from the coding sequence ATGAGAACTGTCTACTTTTCATTTGTTTTTATATTGTTATTGATCAAGCTGGAGGCGCAGGAATTGATTCCACTTCAACAAAACCCCGTTCTAAGGCAACAGCAAGAAAAAAACGCTAAGAAGACACCTGTTTTTCGTGGCCTTCCTAAAATGGACTGCCCCTTGGAAGAGGCGGGGGTGTATTACGTTAATGGCGGAGCTGTTGGACTTATTGATATTCCCATAGATACCAGTCTGGCTGGCGAAGCCGGTGGTTTTTTCAGATGTGATAATTGCGGTGATGCCACCTTCGGTAGTGCCGTGATTGCCGGTAAGCAAGTGGCTTACACTGCTACGATGGGCCTGACAGGAAAGGATTTTATCATGGTCAGTTTTTGTAGCAATGCCGATCCCAATACCTGCTATGACCAGGTCATCCTGCAAATTGTTGCCAGGCGAAATGGCCAGCATTTTTTTCCTAGCCCCATTTTGCTTTCTGCCGAAGAAGAAGCAGTTGCTACGGCTAATCCATCGCTGCCCGGACAGCTAAGCTGTAGCCTTTTGGTGGATTGTGACGATAATTATGAAGGGCGCGAACAGGATATTATCCCCATTGATGATACACGCATTTTCTATCGAGCCAGCCGTTTTGCCGGTGTGGATTCTGTCTGCCTGGTTTTATGTGATAATTATGCTGTTTGTGATACCTACCATTTTGCTTTTCGCATTGTGGGAGACACCATGAGCCTGCCTTTTATGGATGATTTTTCTTACGAAGGACCATACCCTGCTCGTTCTCATTGGATTGATAGAGAAGCTTTTGTAAACAACACGATGAGTCAGGGCCCTCCTTCGGTGGGTGTGGCCACATTGGATGGCCTCGACCAGGAAGGATTGCCCTATGGTGGCGGTACGGGTGCTGCGGATCGACTAACTTCTAACTACCTTGACCTCAAGGGGAATACTTCCGATTTGGTCCTTTCCTATTGGGTGCAAGCGCGGGGTTTGGCGGATAAACCGGAAATAGGCGATTCGCTACTGCTGCAATTTAAAACAAAACAGGGCAAATGGGAGAATATAGAACGCATTCCGGGTTTACTGAATAGCGAGCCGCTGACAAGTACGATTCCTTTTGCTTTTTATGCTGTTCCGATCCCCGAAGAATATAAATATGAAGGTTTTCAATTCCGCTTTTCTAACATTGCAGATAGAAAAGGGATGAATGATGTCTGGCATATTGATTATGTCCGATTGGACGGGGTGCAGGTGGATACTTTTATCAATGACATCGCTTTCACGCAATTGCCCAGTCCTATCTTAGAAAACTATACGAGTATGCCTTGGCGGCATTTTCAGGGAACACCTGAGAATGAATTGGCCAGAAATATTACCGTCAATTTATATAATCACGCCAACCAGGGCTTATTAGCAGATCCTTCCTTTATGACTTTAAGGGAATTAACGACGACCATTAATCCCTTTTTTGGCGCCTTGGTTCTTCTCAATGGGCAGGAGCGGAATGTTCTGGAAAAACAAGCCTCCAATCGGGTGTATAGTTTGGAGAACGACCCCGTTTTTCCCAGTGTTTGGAGTGATTATGCGCTCATTATGGAAGGACCCTCTTTCAATAATGTAAATGGCCCGATCCGCTTCAAAATGAGTTATACCCTATCCAATAGTTCACAACTCAATGCATCGGGGTTTGAATCCGTTCAGCGCAATGATGCGGTCTCCTATACGAATGTATTTGACAACTATTTTTCCTATGATGATGGGACGGCAGAACTGGCCTTGGTGTCTTCACCGGGAACTGATGTAGCGCTCAAATTTACAGCGGGCGTGGCGGATTCCTTGCAAGCGGTTGCCATTCACCATCCCTTTACCTCTTCCACTAATATTGAAGAACAATTTTTCCGCCTGAAAATATGGATTGGAGAATTGGATAACAGCCCTGATTACCAAGCGTTGCTCAACCCTTTTTTCGCCACCAATAACTTTGATACTTTACAGGGTTTCACCACCTACTTATTGACCAATGCAGATGGCGAGCCACAGGCCCTGTATTTACCTGCTGGCGATTTTTACGTTGGGTGGGAACAAGCCTCGGCCTGTGATTTCAATGAATGTGTTACCATTGGGTATGATCGCAATCGATCGCAAGCCCGCAACTTTACCTACCGCAATGCGGGGGTGGCCTGGGAACCTATCAATCTCTTCATCCCAGGTGCTTTGATGATTCGACCCATTGTAGGGACGGAAAAACCCATCTCAACACCCGTCAAGGAAGTCGAAGTACAGCCGCTTCAGGTGAAAATTTATCCTAACCCAGCCCAAAATGAATTATTTGTCAAAATACCGGAGGCTAATTTTGGAGATTTTGAATATAACTTGTTCAATCATATCGGGCAAAGCATAAAAAATGGATCATTAGAACCAACGATAGACTTGAATGGTTTGATAAATGGGACTTATTTGATCCAGGTGCGAAACCCTAAGACCAACCAGATTTATAGAGAAAGACTGATCATTTTAAAATAG
- a CDS encoding rhodanese-like domain-containing protein, which yields MDINVQELKQRLANGDEFVLIDVREPYEHQEFNVGGKLISLGTIPVRMNEISDNKDAEVVVYCRSGGRSGRAKQFLTQAGFTNVRNLEGGMLAWVEAFGQQV from the coding sequence ATGGATATTAATGTGCAAGAATTAAAACAACGCCTGGCAAATGGCGATGAATTTGTCCTTATCGACGTAAGAGAACCGTATGAACACCAGGAATTTAATGTAGGAGGTAAACTGATTTCCTTAGGAACAATTCCTGTCCGCATGAACGAAATAAGCGATAACAAAGATGCCGAAGTAGTGGTATACTGCCGGTCTGGAGGACGCAGTGGTCGTGCCAAACAATTCCTGACCCAAGCAGGCTTCACCAATGTACGCAACTTGGAAGGGGGCATGTTGGCTTGGGTCGAAGCATTTGGCCAGCAGGTTTGA
- a CDS encoding SPOR domain-containing protein, protein MSKLDTFTVLIVGLCLAALGYLVYKTIKLRELKTLTTSEIVDRETNQTLPADTTTLDQTNQTSDPVATEDADLDDEQLSVKEGTLVEEEEAKPAPKNENTTEKIAETKAEPSIPKSFDEKTTTTTKSGDFLVLAGSFKQKANAEAQVKRLKKLGFNQAEVTSFNGGILAVALVDRFDSQNEASKLVDALKAKGVDAFVKRKD, encoded by the coding sequence ATGTCTAAACTTGATACTTTTACCGTACTAATTGTAGGGCTTTGTTTAGCCGCTTTAGGCTACCTCGTTTATAAAACAATCAAACTGAGAGAGCTAAAAACGCTTACCACGTCCGAAATTGTGGACAGGGAAACCAATCAAACCCTCCCAGCGGATACCACCACCCTGGACCAAACGAACCAAACCAGCGACCCTGTTGCAACAGAAGACGCAGACCTGGATGATGAGCAATTGAGTGTTAAAGAAGGGACTTTGGTAGAAGAGGAGGAAGCGAAACCTGCTCCAAAAAATGAAAATACGACTGAAAAAATTGCCGAGACAAAAGCAGAACCAAGTATTCCTAAAAGTTTTGATGAAAAAACCACGACCACTACCAAGAGTGGAGATTTCCTTGTACTTGCAGGTTCCTTTAAGCAAAAAGCTAATGCCGAAGCCCAGGTGAAACGCCTTAAAAAGCTAGGTTTTAACCAAGCGGAGGTCACCTCTTTTAATGGCGGTATCCTGGCTGTCGCATTAGTTGATCGTTTTGATAGCCAAAACGAAGCTAGTAAGTTGGTGGATGCCTTAAAAGCCAAGGGCGTAGATGCTTTCGTCAAACGAAAAGACTAG
- a CDS encoding DUF2911 domain-containing protein, whose translation MISKRITQLFLLFALSITCLNAQITTPPGGGNQKSVVTQYIGALAHVSVVYNSPDVTAPNGQDRKGKIWGQLVPYGMSPNNFGSAKEIPWRAGANENTVIKFSHDVLVQGKALKAGKYSFHIIPKESGAWTLIFNKTTNAWGSYFYDAAEDALRVETTPETSDYTEWLTYEFIDRQPESTVLALKWENLKIPFKIELANAKELYVNNMREELKSSTGFQYQAWVTAVNYCVANDVNLEEALVWAENAISAPFVGQEDFTTLSTKSAVLSKLNRMDEAIATMDKAVKHPTANSLQIHNFGRQLISLGQKKKALEIFKYNAERFGEAWPTHVGLARGYAAVGEFDKALEHAKLAHAQAPDQLNKDSLAQMMEKLKQKEDVN comes from the coding sequence ATGATTTCAAAAAGGATTACCCAACTGTTTTTACTTTTTGCGTTAAGCATCACTTGTCTTAATGCTCAAATTACAACGCCACCAGGTGGCGGAAATCAAAAGAGTGTTGTAACGCAGTACATTGGCGCTTTGGCTCATGTATCTGTAGTGTACAATAGCCCTGACGTTACAGCGCCCAATGGGCAGGACCGGAAAGGCAAGATCTGGGGTCAATTGGTTCCCTATGGCATGTCACCCAATAACTTTGGTTCTGCTAAAGAAATTCCGTGGCGAGCCGGTGCCAATGAAAATACCGTTATTAAGTTTTCGCATGATGTACTGGTGCAAGGAAAAGCCTTGAAGGCAGGGAAATATAGTTTTCATATCATCCCGAAAGAGAGTGGTGCTTGGACCTTGATATTTAATAAAACGACAAATGCCTGGGGCAGTTATTTCTATGATGCCGCCGAGGATGCCCTCCGCGTTGAAACGACCCCCGAAACAAGCGATTACACAGAATGGTTAACCTATGAATTTATTGATCGACAGCCGGAATCCACCGTGTTGGCACTCAAATGGGAGAATTTGAAAATTCCTTTCAAGATCGAACTGGCTAACGCAAAAGAGCTGTATGTGAACAATATGCGGGAGGAACTCAAAAGTTCAACGGGGTTCCAATACCAAGCTTGGGTTACAGCCGTCAATTACTGCGTGGCCAATGATGTCAACTTGGAAGAAGCCTTGGTTTGGGCAGAAAATGCCATCAGTGCACCATTTGTAGGCCAGGAAGATTTTACGACGCTGTCTACCAAATCGGCTGTTCTGAGTAAGCTGAATCGCATGGATGAGGCCATTGCCACCATGGATAAGGCCGTCAAACATCCAACAGCAAATTCCTTGCAAATCCATAACTTTGGTCGTCAGTTGATCAGTTTAGGACAGAAGAAAAAAGCATTGGAGATTTTTAAGTACAATGCAGAGCGCTTTGGAGAGGCTTGGCCTACTCATGTCGGACTAGCCAGAGGCTATGCGGCGGTTGGTGAATTTGATAAGGCATTGGAACATGCTAAATTAGCACACGCACAGGCCCCCGACCAACTCAATAAGGATAGCCTGGCTCAAATGATGGAGAAACTGAAGCAAAAAGAGGACGTGAATTAA